From Verrucomicrobiales bacterium, one genomic window encodes:
- a CDS encoding right-handed parallel beta-helix repeat-containing protein translates to MIPLKSHSILGVVPLWLIWLGVWVCPAGPVVAADPPGLLTQAPVIVRQPQEEAVIDGDDATFVVVAFGAPTLEYAWTFNGEPVGTNSPMYVRQNCQLSDRGAEVRVKVSNGLGFVDSAPAKLSVRSGGTQYYISPSGSATNTGRSPLSPWTLRQALTVIGPSNTLNLMPGTYPSIRVSYHGWTLRSTTKWGAKIVGTPYTHGVHVFDGVDDLLIEDIHIASSHIDGIKLGGSHSTIRGCWIENAGRGHPFAVTNTSGLFTGQGISSHNYNDTLIENCLIEKCGMQIRFDHGIYASGTNVVIRGNVIRNNLGWGVQIYDSFGKNDQAMFHNNLVYGNGLGPLTLWAADGLTNFVFNNTLLGLDYCLIIEYGHTFLYNNILAAGPAWHPVVAIQVNTTLEGGYNLMNKPGNVGDIRLPNDFTAADPGFVDPSRGLYWLRSNSRARAASGPDPWPVSVDFFGGAQNPAAHTDLGAFAYDPALAADVRILEPSSAAPGARPDYWARPEAHDPSLSAFAGAVFRDANANGTRDSGESLLPAWNLELSGAASGAVASAASGRFAWANLPPGDYQLALEARAGWIQTSPGTGSRALSLAAGDYPELVEMGVVECPTNQIRIQTVRCETGKIWVEFSGLVSSESLRLASDFQFVPPLTVSNVEAQADGRTFAVSVTDLDPLATYTLTTSDVLDLCQRPSRIIPVKFSCNEVVLTTHQVDANTLLLLWVQPGVLQESDGLSGQWNDLSSAGYVMISSSNRHGFYRVVGISPTGSP, encoded by the coding sequence ATGATTCCCCTGAAATCACACTCGATTCTTGGTGTCGTCCCGCTCTGGCTGATTTGGCTGGGGGTGTGGGTATGCCCCGCCGGGCCGGTGGTGGCGGCCGACCCGCCTGGGTTGTTGACCCAGGCTCCCGTGATTGTGCGTCAGCCTCAGGAGGAAGCCGTGATCGATGGGGATGACGCCACCTTTGTGGTCGTGGCCTTTGGTGCGCCGACGCTGGAGTACGCGTGGACGTTCAATGGTGAGCCGGTGGGCACGAACAGTCCGATGTATGTGCGCCAGAACTGCCAGCTTTCGGACCGTGGCGCGGAAGTGCGGGTCAAGGTCAGCAATGGTTTGGGGTTCGTCGATTCCGCCCCGGCCAAATTAAGCGTCAGGTCCGGAGGCACGCAGTATTATATCTCTCCCAGCGGCTCCGCTACCAACACCGGTCGGTCGCCGCTCTCGCCCTGGACCTTGCGTCAGGCGCTGACGGTCATCGGCCCTTCCAACACGTTGAACTTGATGCCCGGGACGTACCCGTCCATTCGCGTCAGCTATCATGGGTGGACCCTTCGCTCGACTACGAAGTGGGGTGCCAAGATTGTCGGCACTCCCTACACCCACGGAGTGCATGTCTTCGATGGCGTCGATGATCTCTTGATCGAAGACATTCACATCGCGTCCTCGCACATCGACGGCATCAAGCTCGGGGGCAGCCACTCCACGATACGCGGTTGCTGGATCGAGAATGCGGGTCGCGGACATCCCTTTGCCGTGACCAACACCAGCGGCCTCTTCACGGGGCAGGGTATTTCTTCGCACAACTACAACGACACGCTCATCGAGAACTGTTTGATCGAGAAGTGTGGCATGCAGATCCGCTTTGATCACGGGATCTACGCCAGCGGCACCAATGTCGTGATTCGTGGCAATGTGATTCGGAACAATCTCGGCTGGGGCGTGCAAATCTACGATTCGTTTGGAAAGAACGACCAGGCCATGTTCCACAACAATCTGGTGTACGGCAACGGGCTGGGTCCGTTGACCCTGTGGGCGGCGGACGGACTGACAAACTTCGTGTTCAACAACACTCTGCTGGGTCTGGATTACTGCCTGATCATCGAGTACGGCCACACCTTCCTTTACAATAACATCCTGGCCGCCGGGCCGGCTTGGCATCCGGTGGTTGCGATCCAGGTAAACACCACTTTGGAGGGCGGCTATAACCTGATGAACAAGCCAGGGAACGTGGGCGATATCCGGCTTCCCAACGATTTTACCGCCGCGGATCCGGGTTTTGTCGACCCCTCCCGTGGGCTTTACTGGCTGCGGTCGAACAGCCGCGCCCGCGCCGCTTCGGGGCCGGACCCCTGGCCTGTGTCAGTGGACTTTTTTGGTGGCGCTCAGAATCCCGCGGCCCATACCGATCTGGGAGCTTTCGCCTACGATCCGGCGCTCGCGGCCGATGTCCGTATTTTGGAGCCGTCCTCCGCCGCCCCGGGGGCTCGGCCCGACTACTGGGCTCGTCCGGAGGCTCACGATCCCTCGTTAAGCGCCTTCGCCGGCGCGGTGTTCCGTGATGCCAACGCGAATGGGACTCGCGATTCGGGCGAAAGTCTGCTCCCAGCCTGGAACCTCGAGCTGTCGGGTGCTGCCAGCGGGGCGGTGGCGTCGGCCGCGAGTGGTCGATTCGCCTGGGCGAATCTGCCTCCGGGTGACTATCAACTGGCCTTGGAGGCGAGGGCGGGATGGATTCAGACCTCGCCCGGGACGGGCTCGAGGGCGCTTTCCTTGGCCGCCGGAGACTATCCCGAACTGGTCGAGATGGGGGTGGTGGAATGTCCTACCAATCAGATTCGCATTCAAACCGTGCGTTGTGAAACCGGGAAAATCTGGGTGGAGTTCTCCGGACTCGTGTCTTCGGAGAGCTTGCGCCTGGCCTCGGATTTCCAGTTTGTTCCCCCGCTCACCGTCTCCAATGTCGAGGCGCAGGCTGATGGCCGGACTTTTGCCGTTTCGGTGACGGATCTCGATCCCTTGGCGACCTACACTTTGACGACGTCCGATGTCCTTGATCTATGCCAGCGGCCAAGCCGGATCATTCCGGTGAAGTTTAGCTGCAACGAGGTCGTGTTGACCACCCATCAGGTGGACGCCAACACGCTGTTGTTGCTGTGGGTTCAGCCGGGCGTTCTCCAGGAATCCGACGGTCTGAGCGGTCAATGGAATGATCTGTCCTCGGCGGGTTATGTGATGATCTCCTCCAGCAACCGGCACGGCTTCTATCGCGTGGTGGGGATCAGTCCGACCGGCTCTCCCTAA
- a CDS encoding right-handed parallel beta-helix repeat-containing protein: MKKFFTICLCLGIAAGLSFNGSRLVAADNPVLPPKQLKVVNSDVPGILVQPTNQYADAGRSATFTVTATGDAPLSYSWTFNGSPVGTDSPTYVRSNCQVSDNGGRIRVTVRNARGSVQSTIAILTVRWTGTNYYVSPSGSAGNNGLSPSSPWSLSHAMAQVGVSNTINLLPGTYPTIYIYKRGCTVRSTVKWGAKVVGSPGSHAIYSADGIHNVMVEGVHVQSSYIDGIKINGTNSTIRGCWIQNAGRGHPSAVQNSNGSYTGQGISAYNLHGTVIEQNLIENCGMNTRKDHGMYVSGTNLVIRGNVVRNNLSWGIQVYDSYGDCRNVVVNNNLVYGNGVGALTIWSKYNHTNYILNNTLIASEYCVIAENCRLVVANNIIMAGPSWYPCLAGPSGTIIYSSNNVFNKPSSAGDPRTASDLVTSNPGFLNTARGLYWLTSSSPARGRARKVTAFNYPNFFADADLGSASRDAGAFEYDPSYAGDTRVLAPSPAVPDYWARVLN, encoded by the coding sequence ATGAAGAAGTTTTTCACCATTTGCCTCTGCCTCGGTATCGCGGCAGGCCTGTCCTTCAACGGGTCGAGGCTCGTCGCGGCCGACAATCCCGTTCTCCCGCCCAAGCAGCTCAAGGTGGTGAACAGCGACGTTCCAGGAATTCTGGTGCAGCCCACCAATCAATATGCCGATGCCGGTCGGAGCGCCACCTTCACCGTGACCGCCACGGGGGACGCACCCCTGAGCTACTCCTGGACCTTCAACGGATCGCCGGTGGGCACCGACAGCCCGACCTACGTCCGGAGCAACTGCCAGGTCTCGGACAACGGAGGCAGAATCCGAGTGACCGTGCGCAATGCGCGCGGCTCGGTGCAGAGCACCATCGCCATTCTCACGGTGAGATGGACCGGAACCAACTACTACGTCTCGCCCAGTGGCTCCGCCGGGAACAACGGCCTCAGCCCCAGCTCGCCCTGGTCGCTCAGTCACGCCATGGCTCAGGTCGGCGTGTCCAACACCATCAATCTGCTCCCGGGAACTTATCCCACGATCTACATCTACAAGCGGGGCTGCACCGTCCGCTCCACGGTTAAATGGGGAGCCAAAGTGGTGGGATCCCCGGGTTCCCACGCCATCTACTCCGCCGACGGCATTCACAATGTGATGGTCGAAGGGGTTCATGTGCAGTCCTCCTACATCGATGGCATCAAGATCAATGGGACCAACTCGACCATCCGCGGCTGCTGGATTCAGAACGCCGGGCGAGGTCACCCCAGCGCCGTCCAGAACAGCAATGGCTCCTACACGGGCCAGGGCATCTCGGCTTATAACCTGCACGGAACGGTGATCGAGCAGAACCTGATCGAGAACTGCGGCATGAACACGCGCAAGGACCACGGCATGTATGTCAGCGGGACCAATCTGGTCATTCGTGGCAATGTGGTTCGCAACAACCTGAGCTGGGGCATCCAGGTGTATGACTCCTACGGAGACTGCCGCAACGTGGTGGTTAACAACAATCTGGTGTATGGAAATGGGGTCGGCGCACTGACCATCTGGAGCAAGTACAACCACACCAACTATATTCTCAACAACACGCTGATCGCCTCGGAGTATTGCGTCATTGCGGAGAATTGCCGGCTGGTCGTGGCGAACAACATCATCATGGCCGGCCCTTCCTGGTACCCCTGCCTGGCGGGCCCCAGCGGCACCATCATCTACAGCAGCAACAATGTCTTCAACAAGCCGTCGTCGGCCGGGGATCCCCGCACGGCCTCCGACCTGGTAACCTCGAATCCGGGATTCCTCAATACCGCCCGGGGGCTGTATTGGCTCACCTCCTCCAGCCCGGCGCGAGGACGTGCCCGCAAGGTCACGGCGTTCAACTACCCCAACTTCTTCGCCGACGCCGATCTCGGATCGGCCTCCCGCGACGCTGGAGCCTTCGAGTACGATCCTTCCTACGCCGGAGACACGCGCGTGTTGGCGCCCTCGCCGGCAGTGCCCGATTACTGGGCCCGGGTGTTGAACTAG